DNA from Thalassoroseus pseudoceratinae:
CCTCGGCAGCTTGCGACTCCGATCCGCCATCGCGAAACACTGAGGTGTCAATGTGAGACCACCAAAGCTCGATGCCGCTGAAAGCAAGAACGTCCGGCGTGTTGGTCTGAAGGTCGTTTCATGCATGCGAATACTCCGAAACGCTCGAACCGAATTTCTAACAAGCGACGACTCCGGCCTACACCAAAATACAAAGACGGACTTCCTTCGCCAACACGATCGGACATTGGATTCATCGACATTTGCCGGCAACTTACCGAGGGAATGAGTGGCTAGACTGTCGCTTCCCGGACTCAGCTACCTGAGGCCCACTTCCGACGCGAACGAAAATGTGGCCCCGTACTTCCGTGAAGCCGAAAGTGTCATGCAAATTCCATTTCCATCGATGGCCGTCCTGTTTTTCAACAGTGTGGGCCGAGTTGTGACTTTTGGCGTTTCCATTACAATCATTACACCTTCACATAAAATTCACAATTACACCCATCGGTTTTCGCCCATAGGCACTCAATGGACATCGCCAACCTCGTGCAAATCGTGTTGACCGTCATCGGCGGTCTGGGGATTTTTCTGCTGGGCATGAAGCATATGTCCGAGGGTATGCAGGCCGTGGCCGGCCCCAGCCTGCGGAAAATCATCGGAGCCGTCACCGACAATCGCCTTCTGGCGGCGACGGCAGGAATAATCGTCACCTGCGTTGTCCAGTCGAGTTCGATCACAACGGTCATGGTGATCGGATTCGTCAATAGCGGCGTCATGCAACTAACACAGGCTGTCGGCGTCATTATGGGAGCGAATATCGGTACCACCATCACCGGCTGGATTCTTGTGTTGAAGGTCGGCAAATATGGTCTGCCTCTGCTCGGGTTTGCCGCTTTTGTCTACCTGTTCAGTAAGGGGGATCGTTGGCGGTATTGGGCGTTGGCGGCGATGGGTGTCGGGATGGTGTTTTTCGGGCTGGAACTCATGAAAGACGCTTGCGGCCATATCAAAGAACTGCCTCAGTTCGAAGCCTGGTTTCGTAATTTTCAGGCCGATGATTATCTGGGGGTTATGAGCTGCGCGTTGGTGGGTTGCTTGCTGACCATACTTGTCCAGTCATCGTCCGCCACGCTGGGTATCACCATCTCGCTCGCGTTCCAGGGACTCATCTCCTATCCCACAGCGGCAGCACTTGTTTTGGGCGAGAACATCGGCACGACGATCACCGCCTATTTGGCCTCGCTGGGAGCCACCACGAATGCTCGACGGGCCGCCTACTTCCATGTGATCTTCAATTTGGTTGGCGTATTCTGGATCACACTGATCTTCCCCTGGTATATCGAACTGATTCAGTGGCTCATTGATGGCAGTGTCGACCAGGCTGTCATGCAGAATGGAGAGGCGACCTACCCCACGACCACACGGGCCATCGCAGCGACGCACAGTATCTTCAACGTCGTTAACACGCTGCTGTTTCTGCCGTTTCTTCCCGTCTTTGTTCGGTGGCTAGAGCGGATGGTACCTGCCAAACCGTACAAAGAGAAACCGCACCTTGATGACCTAGATATCCGGATGCTCGAGACGCCACTTCTCGCCATCGAGCAATCTCGCAAAGAGATCCTTAAGATGGGCGATGGATGCCGAAAGATGATGCAGTGGCTGCGAACCCTACTCGAACAGGAAGAACCGGATCGCCGTCTCGCCGATCGGCTCTACCGCCGCGAGCAAGTGCTTGACTCCATCCAAGATGAGGTCGCAATTTTCATGACAAGTTTGCTTTCTGGCAGCGTTCCTCACGCTGTGGCCGAGGAAGCCCGCGAGCAACTCCGTATGGCCCACGAATACGAGGCGATCAGCGATTATCTATTGAACTTGCTCAAACTCGATCAGAACCTTCGCAAGGACGGACTCCGCTTTACCGATACCCAACGTGCCGACCTGCTGACGCTACATGAAATGGTTGCCAACTACTTCGACCGAGTCGATCAGGCGAACGTGAGCCGAGACGATACCGTACTCCTGGCCATCGATACCCATCGCAAACAAATTAAAACGAACATCAAACAGTTACGCGACCGCCACTTGGAAGAGCTTTCAAACAGGACGGTTCCACCGCGTATTAGCATCGCGTTCATGACCGCCCTGAATGCGTACACCCGGGTCCGCGACCATTCACAGAATATTGCCGAAGCGATTTCCGGGGCCACGTAAACTGTTTGAAGTCACTGGAACGCTGATGGTGTCGGCGCCATCAGCTTGACACGCGACCTTCAAGAGCCGACTCAAGATCTGGGTGGTTTTCAAGATTGATTACACGGCTGTCTCTGTCAGGGTCCGAATCAATAGCCAGCATTATCGTTCGGTCTGATTGTCGGTCGCCCCCCGCGAACTCTTTCGCCATGCAGGAAACGTATCAAGGTACGACCAGCGGAAGTTCTTGTTCCGGCGATAGCGAAGGTCCCGATTCTTGACTTGTTCGGCCACAAAAGCCTCGACATTCGCCGGATCGAGAAACGGATCGCGAGTTTCCTTTTGCATCTCGGTCAGCGTTTTGATCAGTCGGGTTTTGACGGCGGCATACTCTGAATCGTCGGCGAGATTGTGCCATTCATGCGGGTCGTTCTTGAGGTCATAGAGTTCAAAACGCGGCGGACGGAGCCAACGGTCGAATCCGTTTCGCACGTGTAGGGCAATTGCGGATTGGTCCGCAGTCGTCGCGCCGGAGACAACGAAATACGGATGTGACGGATTGAGGTAAGAGCGTGCAATCAGATTGTCCGTTCCAGGCCGCGGACTTGAGATCAGCTTGAACCGCTCATCGCGTACGGAATGCTGGACAAAACAGTTTCCGGGAAACGACCCCGTTGTGAAGCCAAAGATGTATCGCCGCGTCTTGTCGGTAGCAGCCTCTGCCAACAACGGCTGTAAAGCCCGACCTGGCAAGTTGCCTTCGGGTTGAACGCCAGCGGCTCGAAGTGCGGTCGGGAGCAAGTCGAGCGTGGAAACCAGTTCGTGCCGAACCTGACCCGACTGCGTATGCCCCGGCCAACGAACGATCATCGGAACACGAAGTCCCGGTTCGTAGACCGTTCCCTTGCCACGGGGAAACTGGGCCCCGTGATCACCAATGTAAAAAACGAGCGTATTGTCGGCCTGCCCCGTCTTCTTCAATTCGTCAAGCAGTAGTCCGACGGCATGGTCCAACCGCTCAAGACAATTATAGTAGTTCGCCACTTGCTTTCTTAGTCGAGGAGTGTCGACACCAATCCACGGCATCGGTTTCACTTCGTCAGCGTCCAACGGGTCAATCGGCAACTGATTCGCCTGACGCAGAAACGGAAGATGAGCATCCGGGTAGTTGACGGATAGGAACCAGGGGGCACCGTCAGGCTGAGCGAAAAACCGATTGGCTTCGGCAGCGTAAT
Protein-coding regions in this window:
- a CDS encoding Na/Pi cotransporter family protein, translated to MDIANLVQIVLTVIGGLGIFLLGMKHMSEGMQAVAGPSLRKIIGAVTDNRLLAATAGIIVTCVVQSSSITTVMVIGFVNSGVMQLTQAVGVIMGANIGTTITGWILVLKVGKYGLPLLGFAAFVYLFSKGDRWRYWALAAMGVGMVFFGLELMKDACGHIKELPQFEAWFRNFQADDYLGVMSCALVGCLLTILVQSSSATLGITISLAFQGLISYPTAAALVLGENIGTTITAYLASLGATTNARRAAYFHVIFNLVGVFWITLIFPWYIELIQWLIDGSVDQAVMQNGEATYPTTTRAIAATHSIFNVVNTLLFLPFLPVFVRWLERMVPAKPYKEKPHLDDLDIRMLETPLLAIEQSRKEILKMGDGCRKMMQWLRTLLEQEEPDRRLADRLYRREQVLDSIQDEVAIFMTSLLSGSVPHAVAEEAREQLRMAHEYEAISDYLLNLLKLDQNLRKDGLRFTDTQRADLLTLHEMVANYFDRVDQANVSRDDTVLLAIDTHRKQIKTNIKQLRDRHLEELSNRTVPPRISIAFMTALNAYTRVRDHSQNIAEAISGAT
- a CDS encoding sulfatase family protein, producing MMKTLFYSVCGLLLTFTSSLADDQPNVLLIVSEDNGPELGCYGDPYASTPNLDGLAAEGVRFANAFVPYSVCSPSRACFLTGLRPHQNGHIGLATHKFAMYREDTPNFVTLLKKRGYRTGIIGKLHVNPASAFPFDFTAIPSANFQRKQSPADYAAEANRFFAQPDGAPWFLSVNYPDAHLPFLRQANQLPIDPLDADEVKPMPWIGVDTPRLRKQVANYYNCLERLDHAVGLLLDELKKTGQADNTLVFYIGDHGAQFPRGKGTVYEPGLRVPMIVRWPGHTQSGQVRHELVSTLDLLPTALRAAGVQPEGNLPGRALQPLLAEAATDKTRRYIFGFTTGSFPGNCFVQHSVRDERFKLISSPRPGTDNLIARSYLNPSHPYFVVSGATTADQSAIALHVRNGFDRWLRPPRFELYDLKNDPHEWHNLADDSEYAAVKTRLIKTLTEMQKETRDPFLDPANVEAFVAEQVKNRDLRYRRNKNFRWSYLDTFPAWRKSSRGATDNQTER